From Triticum urartu cultivar G1812 chromosome 2, Tu2.1, whole genome shotgun sequence, a single genomic window includes:
- the LOC125537652 gene encoding chloroplast envelope quinone oxidoreductase homolog: MATGTGGRPATMRAVQYSGYGGGSAALKYVEIPVPSLKKGEVLIKVEAASINPADCRIQKGLLRPFVPKFPFIPVTDVAGEIVEIGSAVQEFKVGDKVVSKLIFWKAGGLAEYVAASESITAPLPTGVSSADAAGLPVAGLTALQAVKAIGTKFDGTGVGSNILVTAASGGIGSYAVQLAKLGNHNVTATCGARNLELVADIGADEALDYKTPEGAALKNSSGKKYDYIVNTTNGGKWSAFKPSLGSHGRVVDVAPNFGNFVASILTLFSKKKLSTVILSLGMEDLRFLLELVKERKLKTVIDSRHPFEKAADAWEKSLSGHATGKVIVEM; this comes from the exons ATGGCAACCGGCACCGGCGGGAGgccagccaccatgcgcgccgtCCAGTACAGTGGCTACGGTGGCGGCAGCGCTGCCCTCAAG TATGTGGAGATCCCTGTTCCATCACTGAAAAAAGGTGAAGTTCTTATAAAAGTTGAAGCAGCAAGCATCAATCCAGCCGATTGTCGGATACAGAAGGGACTGCTACGTCCTTTTGTCCCTAAATTTCCATTCATTCCAG TAACCGACGTTGCTGGAGAGATTGTTGAGATTGGTTCTGCGGTCCAAGAGTTCAAAGTTGGCGACAAAGTTGTTTCCAAGTTGATATTCTGG AAAGCTGGTGGCCTCGCAGAGTACGTGGCGGCATCGGAGAGCATCACCGCCCCCCTCCCTACCGGCGTGTCCTCTGCGGATGCCGCAGGGCTCCCCGTGGCCGGCCTCACGGCGCTTCAGGCCGTGAAGGCCATTGGCACCAAGTTCGACGGCACGGGCGTCGGCAGCAACATCCTGGTCACTGCTGCGTCCGGTGGCATCGGCTCGTACGCCGTCCAGCTCGCTAAGCTCGGGAACCACAACGTCACGGCCACCTGCGGCGCGCGCAACCTGGAGCTTGTCGCGGACATCGGCGCCGACGAGGCGCTCGACTACAAGACCCCGGAAGGCGCGGCACTGAAGAACTCTTCCGGCAAGAAGTACGACTACATCGTCAACACCACGAACGGCGGCAAGTGGTCGGCGTTCAAGCCGAGTCTCGGCAGCCACGGCAGAGTGGTCGACGTAGCTCCCAACTTTGGGAATTTTGTCGCGTCCATTCTGACGCTATTCTCCAAGAAGAAGCTGTCCACGGTTATCCTGTCGCTGGGTATGGAGGACCTCAGGTTTTTGCTTGAGCTGGTGAAGGAAAGGAAGCTCAAGACGGTCATCGACTCGCGGCATCCATTCGAGAAGGCGGCAGATGCGTGGGAAAAGAGCTTGAGTGGCCATGCAACGGGGAAGGTCATAGTTGAGATGTGA